In Hyphomicrobium denitrificans ATCC 51888, the DNA window GGCCAACCGTGCGTATGCGCCGCCCTTGGCACCGTGGCCATGCAACACATCGAGATCGAGCTTCGAAGCATGGCGGCGAACGGCTCGCACGGCAGCAAGATCACCGAGGCCGGGCTGGCGACGCATCGGAATGCGCGCGATGCCGAGCGTCAGTTTCGGTTCGATGGCCGCGAACTTCGACGATGTCAGCCTGTCCTCGGCGTTGCTGTCGGCGAGAATGCCGACGTCGTGTCCGCGTTTGGCCTGCTCTTCAGCCAGATCGAGGACGTGGCGGAACAGCCCGCCGACGGGAGCGCGAAGACAGTGGAGGATACGCATTCCGGACCTGTCGGATTTGCCGGCCGGGTAGGCCGAGGAAAGGTCCGATGCTTCTCAGAAATATCTCTCAAACACGTAAACGGTGTCGCCGGGCCGGATCGGCGCGATGCCTGGGGCTTCGATTTCCTGCACGAGGCCGTCGACCTTGCGCGAGATGCGGAAGCTGCGATCGCTGGCCCGTTCGGTGTAGCCGCCGCCGATCGCGACGGCGGTTTCGACGGTCATGCCCGAGACGTAGGGATATTGTCCGGCGTTGCGGACTTCGCCGAAGATGAAGAAGGGCCGGTTCTGCTGGATGTCGACCGAAACCTGCGGATCCTTCACGTATTCGGAGCCGAGGCGAGAACGGATGGTGCCCTGCAGCTGCGTCGTCGTTTTGCCGCGCGCCGAGATCGTGCCGATGAGGGGCACGGAAATCTTGCCGTCGGGGTCGACGATATAAAGGCGCGAGAGGCTCGGCTGGCCATATACGAAGACGCGGATGCGGTCTCCGGAATCGAGCCGGTATGGGCCATCATGCCCGATGAGGGCTTCCGACATCACTGCGGGAACGACGACGGCCGGACCCCAGTCGCGGGGGCTCGCCGATGCGGTCGTCACAGGCACGGGATAGCCGTCGACAGCGGGGCCATCGATCTCGGCTTGGATCATAGTGCCGATGCCGGAAGCGCAGCCGCCAAGCATCAGCGACATAGCCGCCGCAGCGAACAAAAGGTGGCGAAGCGACATTGGCGCGAATTCCCGCATGCGAATTGACGCCCGGAGATTATGTGCGCGGCAGTTAAAAAAGCCTAACGGCACGTCTTTTTTTGATCCGCTTAAGGAGATGCTAACCGCGCCGGGGGATTACTTTAACCGTTGGAAACTCTTTGATTTGAGCAAAGTGATGCAGTCACGCGTGCACGCCTCGCCAGACGACATCGACCTCGGGTCGGTGTTTGGCGCCTTCAAACGAAGCCTGCGGTGGCTCATTCCGTTGGCGTTGCTGTTCGGCGGCCTGACGTATGGCGTGCTGTCGCTGATCGCGCCCCGGTATCAGAGCGAAGCGGAACTGGCGATTATCGCGAAAGGTGCCGACGGCACGTTCGCCGACCGTAACGCGTCGGGTGGCCCGGACCTCATCACGACGCGCATGGACAAGGAAGCGATCAACACGCATGTCCGCGCGATGCAGTCGCAGGAATTGCTCGAGAAGATTGCGAAGGATCTGAAGCTCGAAGATCGTCCCGAGTTCAACAATGCGCTGGGTCCGGTCGACAGGCTCGATGCAATGATGCGGGCTGTGGGGCTCGGCGGTCCGCGCAAGGGCGAGACGACGCGCGACCGGGTGCTCGATGCGCTGCGTGCGCGGCTCGAAGTCTACTCTGCCAAGGAAAGCCGCTTTATCGGCGTGCGCGTGACGTCGAACGATCCGGAACTGGCGGCGAAAATCGCGAATGCTCTTGCCGAAAACTATCGTACGTCGCTCGCCGCGCACGGTGTCACGGAGGTCGACGATCTCCAGTCCGTGCTGCAAGGCAAGGTGCAGAAATTGACGACGGAAGTCGCGGACGCTGAAACGGCCGTAGACCGCTATCGCGGCAAGATCGATGGGTTCCGTGGCGGCGCGCAGAATACGGGCCTCAACGAACAGCAGATGTCCGAGCTGACGGCCGAGCTGACGAAGGCCAAGGCGGCGCGCGGCGAAGCGGACGTTCGGGCGAAATCAGCGCGCGAGATGATCACGCTCGGGTCGGCCGATCAGCTGGCGGACGTCCAGAAATCGCCGCTCATTCAGAATCTCGTGCAGCAGCGCGTGCGCATCGAGCGGCAGATTTCGGAGCTTTCCGCGACCTTGCTGCCGGGGCATCCGCGCATGCGCCAGCTCAACGCCGATCTTGCAGGGCTCAAAGTTCAGATCGGCAAGGAAATCGCCAAGATCGTCGATAGCCTCGAAAAGGAAGCGGCGGTTGCGAAGGGGCGCGAAGACAGCATCGCGCAGAGCCTAGCCGATATCAAAGCCCGCGTTGTGACGAATGCCCCGGAAGAGGCGCAGCTGCGGCAGCTCGAAGCGACGGCCAAGGCCAAGCGGACGGAACTCGACAATATTCAGGCGCAGCTTGAATCGAACCGCAAGAAACTGGACACTCGTGCGCAGCCGGTCGCGGCGCAGATCATCTCCAATGCGCAGCCGGAAAGCGTTCCGGTGTTCCCGCGCAAGGGTGCGCTGTCGGCGCTCATAGCGCTTGCATCTTTGATGCTCGGCACGGCGTGGGTCGTAACGAAGGCGCTGTTCCAAGGTGCGCGAAGCGGTTCGCAGGCGGCAATCTCCCGCGAGCGGACGAAGCCGCTCAGCCTGCAGCGGGAGCCGGATTTCCCGCCTTATCGCGAACCGCTGCTGCGTGAGATGGACGATGATGAGATCAGCGCGCCGCAGTATGCGCCGCCGCCTCCGCCGCCCTCGCATGAGCCGCAACGGCAAGCGCCTGTCATCGCGACGAGCGCGTCTGATATCGGAGCGCTGGTCTTGCGTCTGATGCAGAAGCGGCCGCAGAGCGGCGGGCATCGCACGATCCTGACCGGCGAGAATGAAAACATCGACGCGTCGAAGGAAGCGCTCGGACTCGTGAAGGCGTTGGCGCAGAGTGGCGAGCAGGTC includes these proteins:
- a CDS encoding polysaccharide biosynthesis/export family protein, which codes for MSLRHLLFAAAAMSLMLGGCASGIGTMIQAEIDGPAVDGYPVPVTTASASPRDWGPAVVVPAVMSEALIGHDGPYRLDSGDRIRVFVYGQPSLSRLYIVDPDGKISVPLIGTISARGKTTTQLQGTIRSRLGSEYVKDPQVSVDIQQNRPFFIFGEVRNAGQYPYVSGMTVETAVAIGGGYTERASDRSFRISRKVDGLVQEIEAPGIAPIRPGDTVYVFERYF
- a CDS encoding GumC family protein, which codes for MMQSRVHASPDDIDLGSVFGAFKRSLRWLIPLALLFGGLTYGVLSLIAPRYQSEAELAIIAKGADGTFADRNASGGPDLITTRMDKEAINTHVRAMQSQELLEKIAKDLKLEDRPEFNNALGPVDRLDAMMRAVGLGGPRKGETTRDRVLDALRARLEVYSAKESRFIGVRVTSNDPELAAKIANALAENYRTSLAAHGVTEVDDLQSVLQGKVQKLTTEVADAETAVDRYRGKIDGFRGGAQNTGLNEQQMSELTAELTKAKAARGEADVRAKSAREMITLGSADQLADVQKSPLIQNLVQQRVRIERQISELSATLLPGHPRMRQLNADLAGLKVQIGKEIAKIVDSLEKEAAVAKGREDSIAQSLADIKARVVTNAPEEAQLRQLEATAKAKRTELDNIQAQLESNRKKLDTRAQPVAAQIISNAQPESVPVFPRKGALSALIALASLMLGTAWVVTKALFQGARSGSQAAISRERTKPLSLQREPDFPPYREPLLREMDDDEISAPQYAPPPPPPSHEPQRQAPVIATSASDIGALVLRLMQKRPQSGGHRTILTGENENIDASKEALGLVKALAQSGEQVILVDWNPDGQDLASSIGLNPGVGINDLLRGETNFGEIIQRLPGSDAHAIASGNALEHPAAPVDSDHLNLVLDALDEAYDFIVVAGRHDAARELFETIEGRFDTGIVVSEPRAQVSAVQDPANTFLGFEVADIDIVRFERRAAVSSPVQQRIARATAGRTAEAPRPN